One genomic region from Patescibacteria group bacterium encodes:
- a CDS encoding DUF2304 domain-containing protein, translating to MTLIQIILLLLVLLAIRRLYIRFSNRDIGKGEFSAWLLLWLAALLVIALPQTASYLALWVGVGRGSDLVVYLAVLILFYLVFKMVVRLEKIEQQLTIIVRSLAKPKTSAKETEEVDG from the coding sequence ATGACTTTAATACAAATTATATTATTATTGTTGGTGTTGTTGGCTATTCGCCGTTTGTACATAAGGTTTAGCAATCGTGATATTGGCAAAGGGGAGTTTAGTGCTTGGCTGTTGCTGTGGCTGGCCGCTTTGTTGGTGATAGCTTTACCGCAAACCGCTTCTTATTTGGCTTTGTGGGTGGGTGTTGGTCGGGGTAGCGATTTGGTGGTTTATTTGGCTGTGCTGATTTTATTTTATTTGGTGTTTAAAATGGTGGTGCGCTTAGAAAAAATTGAACAGCAGTTAACAATAATTGTCCGTTCTTTAGCTAAACCCAAAACTTCAGCCAAGGAAACAGAAGAGGTTGATGGTTAA
- a CDS encoding glycosyltransferase family 2 protein, whose amino-acid sequence MKVGIVIVTYQAKKWLDISLASCFSYAPGVPVYVVDNASTDGTVDSIKQSYPLVKLIQSPVNLGFAAGNNLGLEQALQDGREAVLLLNQDAALTAGAIAKLVEVLQADISIGAVQAGLYLPNGLVNSLGNCFHYLGLAYAGGNGLNKIEADEQLPWLKKDLNIPYFSGAGVMLRTATLCQVGLLDEELFMYHEDLELSLRFLVSGWKIKVEPTARIIHHYQANRSLKQFYYMERNRWLVWFSYFKVPTLMILAVPWFFSEVLLLAMSFWQGWWRQKLKAYWYCLNRPAQEGIINRRRRLKKLKIISDRQILSQATSQIAFQGGNDFLTAYIFNPVSAAVWRVVYFLIRW is encoded by the coding sequence ATGAAGGTTGGTATTGTAATAGTTACTTATCAGGCAAAAAAGTGGCTGGACATTAGTTTGGCTTCTTGTTTTAGTTACGCGCCCGGGGTGCCCGTTTATGTAGTGGATAATGCTTCCACAGACGGTACGGTTGATAGTATTAAGCAATCTTACCCTTTAGTTAAGCTAATTCAATCGCCCGTGAATTTAGGTTTTGCCGCTGGCAATAATTTAGGTCTTGAACAAGCTTTGCAAGACGGCAGGGAAGCTGTTTTATTGCTTAATCAGGATGCTGCTCTAACGGCTGGGGCCATAGCTAAGTTAGTTGAGGTTTTGCAGGCGGATATTTCAATCGGAGCGGTTCAGGCTGGTTTATATTTGCCTAACGGTTTAGTTAATTCTTTGGGTAATTGTTTCCATTATTTAGGTTTGGCTTATGCTGGTGGCAATGGTTTAAATAAGATTGAAGCGGATGAGCAATTACCTTGGTTAAAAAAAGATTTAAATATACCTTATTTTTCCGGGGCCGGTGTTATGTTGCGGACGGCTACTTTGTGCCAGGTTGGTTTGTTGGATGAGGAATTATTTATGTACCACGAAGATTTGGAATTATCTTTACGCTTTTTAGTAAGTGGTTGGAAGATAAAAGTAGAACCGACCGCTCGGATAATTCATCATTACCAAGCCAATCGCTCCTTAAAGCAGTTTTATTATATGGAGCGTAATCGCTGGTTGGTTTGGTTTAGTTATTTTAAGGTACCGACTTTAATGATTTTGGCTGTACCTTGGTTTTTTAGTGAAGTTTTGTTGTTGGCTATGTCTTTTTGGCAAGGTTGGTGGCGACAAAAATTAAAAGCTTATTGGTATTGCTTAAACCGACCAGCTCAAGAGGGTATAATTAATCGTCGGCGCCGGCTTAAAAAATTAAAAATAATAAGCGATCGGCAAATTTTATCCCAGGCCACCAGTCAGATTGCTTTTCAGGGGGGCAATGATTTTTTAACAGCTTATATTTTTAATCCAGTTAGTGCGGCTGTGTGGCGAGTGGTATATTTTTTAATAAGATGGTAA
- a CDS encoding NAD-dependent epimerase/dehydratase family protein, whose translation MYKQLLERKNILVAGGAGFIGSHLCDELIKNANVICVDNFITGQEENIDLLLQSPHFEFIRHDISQPLDLEKFPELEVFKIKLQGLQEIYNLACPTSPKEYNKLPIETLLSNADGTKNTLELAVKYKAKYLLASSSAIYGDPEEGKPLEETYWGFIDPVGPRSCYNEGKRFAESLAVNYGRQHDLSIKIARIFNTYGPRMKVNDGRMIPDFIVHALRDESLTIYGHKEATSTFCYVSDMVEGLVKLMEFEGDGIFNLGSIDLNTFIEVAEKIVTLAESKSEIMVAEPLPYWGKQGIPSITKAKEYLGWFPLQPLDTGLKQTIDYFKVHKNTLRLSSN comes from the coding sequence ATGTATAAACAATTATTAGAACGTAAGAATATTTTGGTAGCCGGTGGTGCCGGGTTTATTGGTTCGCATTTATGCGACGAACTCATTAAAAACGCTAACGTAATTTGTGTTGATAATTTTATTACCGGTCAAGAAGAAAATATTGATTTATTATTACAAAGTCCGCATTTTGAATTTATTCGTCACGATATTAGTCAGCCGTTGGATTTGGAAAAATTTCCCGAACTGGAAGTTTTTAAAATTAAACTGCAGGGTTTGCAGGAGATTTATAATTTAGCTTGTCCGACTAGCCCTAAGGAATATAATAAATTGCCTATAGAAACTTTATTAAGCAATGCCGACGGCACCAAGAATACTTTAGAGTTAGCCGTAAAATATAAAGCCAAGTATTTGTTAGCTTCTTCTTCGGCCATTTACGGCGATCCGGAAGAGGGTAAGCCTTTGGAAGAAACTTATTGGGGATTTATTGATCCGGTTGGCCCCAGAAGTTGCTATAACGAAGGCAAACGTTTTGCTGAAAGTTTAGCAGTTAATTATGGTCGCCAACACGATTTAAGTATAAAAATCGCCCGAATTTTTAATACTTACGGCCCCAGAATGAAAGTGAACGATGGACGTATGATACCGGATTTTATTGTTCATGCTTTGAGGGATGAATCTTTAACTATTTATGGTCACAAAGAAGCCACTTCCACTTTTTGTTATGTTAGTGACATGGTGGAAGGTTTAGTTAAATTAATGGAGTTTGAAGGTGATGGCATATTTAATTTGGGATCAATTGATTTAAATACTTTTATTGAAGTGGCGGAGAAGATAGTAACTTTAGCGGAAAGCAAAAGCGAGATTATGGTAGCCGAGCCTTTGCCTTATTGGGGCAAGCAGGGCATTCCCAGTATAACTAAAGCTAAGGAATATTTAGGTTGGTTTCCACTGCAGCCTTTGGATACAGGTTTAAAGCAAACGATTGATTATTTTAAAGTTCATAAAAATACTTTGCGTTTAAGCAGTAATTAA
- the metK gene encoding methionine adenosyltransferase, producing MADNIKYFTSESVTEGHPDKLCDQISDAVLDELLRQDPLARVAVETCVTAGLVLVAGEVSTTGFADVQKIVRSVLRKVGYTDPSFGAAAEDIGVLVSLHEQSADIARGVVNKNLKVLGAGDQGIMFGYANRETKEYLPLPIWLAHRLAEQLAKVRHNKTLPYLRPDGKTAVTVEYRNGQPVGLVNVVVAAQHDDRVSLKRLKKDILAKVIKPVAGRFLKNNTKVYINATGRFVTGGPQADTGLTGRKIIVDTYGGYAKHGGGCFSGKDATKMDRTGAYAARYAAKNLVAAGLAEECEVQLSYVIGRAKPLSVVVNSFGTSALPDNRLAIIVKKHFPLEPQVIMDKLKLRQPIFLKTAVYGHFGQPGSKFTWEKLDKVAVLKKYLPQGKK from the coding sequence ATGGCCGATAACATAAAATATTTTACTTCAGAATCGGTTACGGAAGGTCATCCGGATAAACTGTGTGACCAGATTTCTGACGCAGTTTTGGATGAATTGTTAAGGCAAGATCCTTTAGCGCGGGTGGCGGTGGAAACCTGCGTGACGGCCGGTTTGGTATTAGTGGCTGGTGAGGTTAGCACTACAGGTTTTGCTGATGTACAAAAAATTGTTCGATCAGTTTTGCGTAAGGTTGGTTATACCGATCCATCATTTGGCGCGGCGGCCGAGGATATTGGAGTGTTGGTTTCTTTGCACGAACAAAGCGCCGATATTGCCCGGGGGGTGGTAAATAAAAACCTTAAAGTTTTAGGAGCTGGTGATCAGGGAATAATGTTTGGTTATGCTAATCGAGAAACTAAAGAATATTTACCCTTGCCAATTTGGTTGGCCCATCGTTTGGCTGAACAATTGGCTAAAGTTAGACACAATAAAACACTGCCTTATTTACGACCCGACGGTAAAACAGCTGTGACAGTTGAATATCGTAATGGTCAGCCGGTTGGTTTGGTTAATGTGGTGGTGGCGGCCCAACATGATGATCGGGTGAGTTTAAAACGTTTAAAAAAAGATATTTTAGCTAAAGTAATTAAACCAGTGGCCGGACGTTTTTTAAAAAATAATACTAAAGTTTATATAAATGCCACGGGTCGGTTTGTAACTGGTGGTCCGCAGGCTGATACGGGTTTAACCGGAAGAAAAATAATTGTTGATACTTACGGTGGTTATGCCAAACATGGCGGTGGTTGTTTTTCCGGTAAGGATGCCACTAAGATGGACCGAACCGGAGCTTATGCGGCTCGGTACGCGGCCAAAAATTTGGTAGCAGCCGGTTTGGCGGAAGAATGTGAAGTTCAATTATCTTATGTAATCGGCCGGGCCAAGCCTTTAAGCGTGGTGGTAAATAGTTTTGGCACTTCAGCTTTACCCGATAACCGATTAGCCATTATTGTTAAAAAACATTTTCCTTTGGAGCCACAAGTTATTATGGATAAATTAAAATTACGTCAGCCGATTTTTTTAAAAACAGCTGTTTATGGGCACTTTGGTCAGCCGGGCAGTAAGTTTACCTGGGAAAAGTTAGATAAGGTGGCGGTTTTAAAAAAATATTTACCCCAAGGAAAAAAATAA
- a CDS encoding NAD-dependent epimerase/dehydratase family protein produces the protein MLKVLVTGGAGFIGSHLAEELIRNKFEVIVVDDLSSGQKKNLPKAAVFKKMDIRSPKLIVLLKKIKPDYVCHLAAQVSAPKSIVDPALDASINISGTLNLIKACQGLKLKKFLFVSTAGVYGDNEDLPTDELVKMQPLNPYSFSKLSVENFLHYFKTDLGWPTVVTRLSNVYGPRQKALGEGGVVAIFSESLLKGQDLNIQGRGFQTRDFIYVVDVAKGLSQAMLHGQGVYNLSTGRETSLLQLLQALGEVLAVVPKVKYVPPRLGDVPKSCLKADKARRQLSWRAEVPLTEGLRRTLLWFKKSSIKK, from the coding sequence ATGCTTAAAGTTTTAGTCACCGGCGGTGCTGGGTTTATTGGCAGTCATTTGGCAGAAGAACTTATTAGGAATAAGTTTGAAGTAATAGTGGTGGATGATTTATCCAGCGGTCAAAAAAAGAATTTGCCTAAGGCGGCGGTTTTTAAAAAAATGGATATTCGATCGCCTAAGTTGATAGTTTTGTTAAAAAAAATAAAACCGGATTATGTTTGTCATTTGGCGGCTCAAGTTAGTGCGCCTAAATCAATCGTTGATCCAGCTTTAGATGCCAGTATAAATATCAGTGGAACACTTAATCTTATAAAAGCTTGTCAGGGTTTAAAACTTAAAAAATTTTTGTTTGTTTCTACAGCTGGTGTGTATGGTGATAACGAGGATTTACCAACTGATGAATTAGTCAAGATGCAGCCGCTTAATCCTTATTCTTTCAGTAAATTGTCAGTGGAAAATTTTTTGCATTATTTTAAAACTGATTTGGGTTGGCCGACAGTGGTGACTAGGCTATCTAATGTTTATGGGCCCAGACAAAAAGCTTTAGGTGAAGGCGGGGTAGTGGCAATTTTTTCTGAAAGCTTATTAAAAGGTCAGGATTTGAACATACAAGGTAGGGGTTTTCAGACTAGAGATTTTATTTATGTGGTCGACGTGGCCAAAGGGTTAAGCCAGGCTATGTTGCACGGTCAAGGTGTTTATAATTTATCAACGGGGCGCGAGACCAGTTTATTGCAGTTACTTCAGGCTTTAGGCGAAGTGTTGGCGGTAGTGCCTAAAGTTAAGTATGTGCCGCCACGCTTAGGCGATGTACCAAAAAGTTGTTTAAAAGCTGACAAAGCCCGCCGTCAATTAAGTTGGCGTGCCGAAGTGCCCTTAACTGAAGGTTTAAGACGTACTTTGTTGTGGTTTAAAAAATCATCTATTAAAAAATGA
- a CDS encoding glycosyltransferase family 2 protein, translated as MKPDIVIPAYNEEPSIAAVVATVKPYANKVIVVDDGSSDQTATLAKSAGAVVLQHVVNRGYGAALITGSNWAIEQGAWAVLHFDADGQFDPQDIPRLVEYLVKDDNQVVLGSRFKGRVIGLPWLRRLTLKVAIIFTWVVSGVKLSDAHNGLRLFRATAWQLMILRQDRMAFSSELIDEIKRLKLNFVEAPVTVRYTDYSKQNSKQGRWPAVRIVKDLLLGKLLR; from the coding sequence ATGAAACCAGACATAGTAATTCCAGCTTATAATGAAGAGCCATCTATTGCAGCTGTCGTGGCGACTGTTAAGCCTTATGCTAACAAAGTAATTGTGGTGGATGACGGTTCTAGTGATCAGACTGCTACCTTGGCCAAGTCGGCCGGCGCTGTTGTTTTACAACACGTAGTTAACCGAGGCTATGGCGCAGCTTTGATTACCGGTTCTAATTGGGCTATTGAACAAGGGGCTTGGGCCGTGTTGCATTTTGATGCCGACGGGCAGTTTGATCCCCAAGATATACCGAGGTTGGTTGAGTATTTGGTTAAAGATGACAATCAGGTAGTCTTGGGTTCTAGGTTTAAGGGTCGGGTAATTGGCTTACCTTGGTTAAGGCGTTTAACTTTAAAAGTGGCCATAATTTTTACCTGGGTGGTGTCTGGTGTTAAATTAAGCGACGCTCATAACGGCTTAAGATTGTTTAGGGCGACTGCTTGGCAATTAATGATTTTACGGCAGGACAGGATGGCTTTTAGTTCGGAGTTGATAGATGAAATAAAAAGATTAAAATTAAATTTTGTGGAAGCGCCGGTAACCGTACGTTACACCGATTATAGTAAACAAAATAGTAAGCAAGGTCGTTGGCCGGCTGTACGCATAGTTAAAGATTTATTGTTAGGTAAATTACTTCGTTAA
- a CDS encoding S8 family serine peptidase — MKPVLSYKNQLLYSRVLALGFLILAMVFLPAGPTLAYVIKQAEAINNFSNCRLAVLTTDNQVQEVACQIGLGVQETKEYLLNQPDIKKVSAIVEYRTVLTPNDTHYPKQQEYLNKIKAPQAWESTRNLPLRPVIAVLDSGVDIDNPDLAPNIWFNPWEVPGDNIDNDRNGFVDDQYGWDFVDNLADPKPKFGKVWNKVAMHHGTIVAGVATAVGNNNLGITGVSWNAKIMPVRVLDSAGIGNTVTVARGIQYAIDNRADIINLSFVGSVSDPILQDAIHRAYLAGILVVAAAGNEQQIGVNMDKQPQYPVCDDGYNGENQVIGVAGLELNDSRALFSNYGSRCIDIAAPATDIFGTLFLSEEQPGFKEAYGGYWSGTSVAAPLVSGALAVLKAAYPRLSPSQLRDILIASGEEIDFANPGLKGQVGRRLNLAAAWRLAGSNAFAVKSPIVVAPGNKGQAEISLLDVSGERLEKFIAYHPRFTQGVNIASGDFDGDGQSDIATVPRAAGGPHVKLFNLKGGVEYQFMAFAEGWRGGLSIAAADFNSDGKTDLVLGVGKGGSNIVRIFDGQGVLLYQFVPYDPSYIGGINVAAGDVNKDGQPEIVVAPQGNSRLPVRVFNKFGNLLEEFYPYPWVFKGGINLAVGDSDGDGKEDIIVAPGQGGGPQVRVFSGQGKLLRQFMAFEKNFRGGVNISIGDVDGDGQNEIVTTPGEGGGPHVRMFNSKNELKSQFFVEPLNFRGGLSVTVLP, encoded by the coding sequence ATGAAACCGGTATTATCTTATAAAAATCAGTTGCTATATTCCCGGGTCCTAGCACTCGGGTTTTTAATCTTGGCTATGGTGTTTTTGCCAGCCGGGCCGACTTTAGCTTATGTTATTAAACAAGCCGAGGCAATAAATAATTTTTCTAATTGTCGTTTAGCTGTTTTGACTACTGATAATCAAGTACAAGAAGTGGCTTGCCAGATTGGTTTAGGAGTCCAAGAAACTAAAGAATATTTATTAAATCAACCTGATATAAAGAAGGTTAGTGCCATAGTTGAGTATCGGACTGTTTTAACACCCAATGACACGCATTATCCCAAACAGCAGGAATATTTAAATAAAATAAAAGCGCCTCAGGCTTGGGAAAGTACCCGGAATTTACCTTTGCGTCCGGTAATCGCTGTTTTAGACAGTGGAGTAGATATAGATAATCCGGATTTAGCACCTAATATTTGGTTTAATCCTTGGGAAGTGCCGGGTGATAATATAGATAATGATCGTAATGGTTTTGTGGATGATCAATATGGTTGGGATTTTGTGGATAATTTAGCTGATCCCAAACCTAAGTTTGGCAAGGTGTGGAACAAGGTAGCTATGCATCACGGTACGATTGTGGCCGGCGTAGCTACGGCGGTGGGTAATAATAATTTAGGTATTACCGGTGTTAGTTGGAATGCCAAAATAATGCCAGTGCGAGTATTGGATTCAGCTGGTATTGGCAACACAGTTACGGTCGCCCGCGGTATACAGTACGCCATAGACAACCGAGCAGATATTATTAATTTAAGTTTTGTTGGTAGTGTTTCTGATCCCATATTACAAGATGCTATCCATCGGGCTTATTTGGCTGGTATTTTGGTGGTGGCCGCTGCCGGTAATGAACAGCAAATTGGTGTTAATATGGATAAACAGCCACAGTATCCCGTGTGTGACGATGGTTATAACGGAGAAAACCAGGTAATTGGCGTGGCTGGTTTAGAATTAAATGATTCGCGGGCACTATTTTCTAATTATGGCAGTCGCTGCATAGATATTGCCGCGCCAGCCACGGATATTTTTGGTACTTTATTTTTAAGCGAAGAGCAACCAGGCTTTAAAGAAGCTTATGGTGGTTATTGGAGTGGTACTTCAGTGGCGGCTCCTTTGGTGTCGGGCGCTTTGGCGGTTTTAAAAGCCGCTTATCCTAGATTGTCACCCTCGCAATTGCGGGATATTTTAATAGCTTCGGGTGAAGAAATAGACTTTGCCAACCCCGGGCTTAAAGGCCAGGTGGGACGGCGACTTAATTTAGCGGCTGCTTGGCGTTTGGCGGGCAGTAATGCTTTTGCTGTTAAAAGTCCAATTGTTGTGGCACCGGGTAATAAAGGCCAGGCAGAAATTAGTTTGTTGGATGTTTCGGGTGAACGGTTGGAAAAATTTATTGCCTATCACCCCAGGTTTACCCAAGGCGTTAATATAGCTAGCGGTGATTTTGACGGCGACGGTCAAAGCGATATTGCCACCGTACCCAGAGCGGCCGGCGGACCACATGTTAAGTTGTTTAATTTAAAAGGTGGTGTGGAATATCAATTTATGGCTTTTGCCGAAGGTTGGCGTGGGGGGCTTAGTATAGCGGCCGCGGATTTTAACAGTGATGGTAAAACGGATTTAGTTTTAGGAGTTGGTAAGGGTGGTAGCAACATAGTTCGAATATTTGATGGTCAGGGAGTTTTATTGTATCAATTTGTTCCTTACGACCCTTCTTATATTGGTGGCATTAATGTGGCGGCCGGCGATGTTAATAAAGATGGCCAGCCGGAAATAGTGGTGGCCCCGCAAGGTAATAGCCGTTTGCCAGTTCGCGTGTTTAATAAGTTTGGTAATTTATTGGAAGAATTTTACCCTTATCCCTGGGTTTTTAAAGGAGGTATTAATTTAGCAGTTGGTGACAGTGATGGCGATGGTAAAGAAGATATTATTGTAGCACCCGGTCAAGGGGGCGGTCCGCAAGTTAGAGTATTTAGCGGCCAAGGGAAATTGTTAAGGCAGTTTATGGCTTTTGAAAAGAATTTTCGCGGTGGTGTTAATATTAGCATTGGCGATGTAGATGGTGATGGTCAAAACGAAATAGTTACTACGCCGGGCGAAGGTGGTGGTCCGCACGTTAGAATGTTTAATTCTAAAAACGAATTAAAGAGTCAATTTTTTGTGGAGCCTCTTAATTTTCGTGGTGGTTTGTCCGTTACGGTTTTACCTTAA
- a CDS encoding GtrA family protein produces the protein MFRLFKIKSQWLGLFNQLIKFGLVGLSNALVDFGLYWLLTRTLSFGQQQYLLMNAVAFLVANLNSFIWNRYWTFSTGGNFFNFKGYGRFLSLSLIYLVFIEIGLWWLVAKVGWWDLLAKAVLLAVGTLFYFTAAKSWVFKESKIKNQKS, from the coding sequence ATGTTCAGGTTATTTAAGATTAAGAGCCAATGGTTAGGTTTATTTAACCAGTTAATTAAGTTTGGTTTAGTAGGTTTAAGTAATGCTCTGGTGGATTTTGGTCTTTATTGGTTATTAACTCGTACCTTATCTTTTGGGCAGCAACAGTATTTGTTAATGAACGCCGTAGCTTTTTTGGTGGCTAATTTGAATAGTTTTATTTGGAATAGATATTGGACTTTTTCGACGGGCGGTAATTTTTTTAATTTTAAAGGTTATGGTCGGTTTTTATCTTTATCTTTGATTTATTTAGTTTTTATAGAAATAGGTTTATGGTGGCTGGTGGCTAAAGTTGGTTGGTGGGATTTGTTGGCCAAAGCTGTTTTGTTGGCTGTGGGTACATTATTTTATTTTACAGCGGCCAAAAGTTGGGTATTTAAAGAATCAAAAATTAAAAATCAAAAATCCTAA